One region of Eubacterium sp. 1001713B170207_170306_E7 genomic DNA includes:
- the lspA gene encoding signal peptidase II — protein MLFYILFIIGGIVVDQLTKYLAVTFLSPVTTVPVIPHVFHLTYVENTGAAFSIFAGKQIFLILLTLIFIVVLIYFFVIMPKTKRYFDVNLALSMIISGAVGNLIDRIRLNYVIDFFDVRLIGFAIFNIADIFVVVGCILMVIAIFRNKELLNDPPSLAKKKRQRAAQVLRKSKVREKNADPGAEKATEEAQGLNKDVLSKRKPRKRRRNLEPEVKTQIEKLPEHYSSIDFEPGPPPEEPEFLQHKNKKEPED, from the coding sequence ATGTTATTTTATATATTATTCATCATTGGAGGAATCGTCGTTGACCAGCTTACCAAATATCTGGCCGTAACATTTTTGTCGCCCGTCACCACTGTCCCTGTCATTCCCCATGTTTTTCACCTGACCTACGTGGAGAACACAGGCGCCGCTTTCAGTATTTTTGCCGGGAAACAAATTTTTCTGATTCTTCTCACCCTGATTTTTATTGTTGTCCTGATTTACTTTTTTGTCATCATGCCCAAGACCAAGCGCTATTTTGACGTCAACCTGGCCTTGTCGATGATTATCAGCGGCGCTGTCGGCAATCTCATTGACCGCATCCGCCTGAACTACGTGATCGATTTTTTCGATGTCCGCCTCATTGGCTTCGCCATTTTTAACATTGCCGATATCTTTGTGGTTGTGGGCTGCATCCTTATGGTCATCGCCATTTTCAGAAACAAGGAGCTGCTCAACGACCCGCCGAGCCTGGCTAAAAAAAAACGCCAGCGGGCCGCGCAGGTACTGAGGAAATCCAAAGTCCGCGAAAAAAACGCTGATCCAGGGGCTGAAAAGGCCACCGAGGAGGCCCAGGGGCTGAATAAGGACGTCCTCTCAAAAAGAAAGCCCCGGAAACGCCGCCGGAACCTGGAGCCAGAAGTCAAGACCCAAATCGAAAAGCTGCCCGAGCATTACAGCTCCATCGACTTTGAGCCCGGACCGCCGCCGGAGGAACCGGAATTCCTCCAGCACAAAAACAAAAAAGAACCTGAGGATTAA
- a CDS encoding AI-2E family transporter, whose amino-acid sequence MRIKFDKQYLKYYTYAVLGVITIILFYKILDNLGFILSAISNVVGSAFEILLPIIMGAVLAYFLFRPMRWIEKKAFKYIKGSERKPKLVRLLAVLVVYIITIIVVILFMYISIPAIIDSVVGLVSSIPTYAEEINAFLINLSHRGGFLKDLVDMVQLDLSSVQSLNAKDTMDFIFGDMNFNSESVKQIGNIAVGFAKGTTSFLIGFVAVFFSGFYLMLDKENIERQLKRLNRAILSPKANNGLNWAVRTIDGVFYKYFSGKIMTSALIGLICYVGLLVLRVEYAPLIALVVGVTNVIPYFGPIIGAIPGIFLTLLYSPAKALGVAIWILIVQQFDGNVLGPNVLGKIVELNPFWVLFCVMVGGSLFGPLGMFVAIPFFAVIKVFVTEALDRWERRKTTVQDEVTDKINENMKDLL is encoded by the coding sequence ATGCGCATTAAATTTGATAAGCAGTATTTAAAATACTATACCTATGCGGTTTTAGGCGTCATTACCATCATTCTGTTTTATAAAATATTGGATAATCTTGGCTTTATCCTCTCAGCGATCAGCAATGTGGTGGGGTCGGCCTTTGAAATTCTGCTGCCCATCATTATGGGGGCAGTACTGGCCTATTTTTTATTCCGTCCCATGCGCTGGATTGAGAAGAAAGCCTTTAAGTACATTAAGGGAAGTGAGCGAAAACCAAAACTCGTCAGGCTTCTGGCCGTTTTGGTCGTCTATATCATCACGATAATCGTGGTGATCCTGTTCATGTATATCTCGATTCCGGCCATTATTGACAGTGTGGTCGGCTTAGTGAGCAGTATACCCACCTACGCGGAAGAAATCAACGCTTTTCTGATAAACCTGTCGCACCGCGGCGGTTTCCTTAAGGATCTGGTGGATATGGTACAGCTGGACCTGTCTTCGGTCCAGAGCCTGAACGCCAAGGACACCATGGACTTTATTTTCGGCGATATGAATTTTAACTCCGAATCGGTCAAGCAGATCGGAAACATCGCCGTCGGCTTTGCCAAGGGAACCACCAGCTTTTTAATCGGCTTTGTGGCGGTCTTTTTCTCCGGCTTCTACCTGATGCTGGACAAGGAAAACATTGAGCGCCAGCTGAAACGGCTGAACCGGGCGATCCTGAGCCCAAAGGCCAACAATGGCCTGAACTGGGCGGTCCGTACCATCGACGGTGTTTTTTACAAATACTTCTCGGGTAAAATCATGACCTCCGCCTTAATCGGCCTGATCTGCTACGTTGGGCTTTTGGTCCTGCGGGTGGAATACGCGCCGCTCATCGCGCTGGTGGTGGGCGTGACCAATGTCATCCCTTATTTCGGCCCCATCATCGGGGCGATCCCGGGTATTTTCCTGACATTGCTGTACAGCCCGGCCAAGGCGCTCGGGGTAGCGATCTGGATTCTCATCGTTCAGCAGTTTGACGGCAATGTGCTGGGACCAAACGTGCTGGGGAAAATCGTAGAGCTGAACCCCTTCTGGGTACTGTTCTGCGTCATGGTGGGCGGAAGCCTTTTCGGGCCCCTCGGGATGTTTGTGGCCATTCCGTTTTTTGCCGTGATCAAGGTGTTTGTCACCGAGGCGCTGGACCGGTGGGAACGGCGCAAGACAACGGTTCAGGATGAGGTTACCGATAAAATCAATGAAAATATGAAGGATCTTTTGTGA
- the ispE gene encoding 4-(cytidine 5'-diphospho)-2-C-methyl-D-erythritol kinase, protein MNEYVVRAPAKVNLSLDVIGKRPDGYHEMRMVNHSVALSDTLVFEKSGQGISISCSDPKIPTDERNLVHRVAEKLQTRFGIDRGIHIDIKKNIPSEAGLAGGSTDAAAAILGLNLIWALNMSLDEMLAFGSTIGADIPYCCYKGTALVEGIGERIRPVKPLRRLPVLVVKPEISIATPWAFGRLDSAEYVAHPDIDRVIRLVETEDYAALGNAVGNAFEQVVFQDYPEIGEMKAEMLASGAFAAIMSGSGSTVIGYFSDNAAAERAYRAFRQKYLLTFLTEIE, encoded by the coding sequence ATGAACGAATATGTAGTGCGGGCGCCCGCAAAGGTAAACCTTTCTTTGGACGTTATTGGCAAACGGCCTGACGGTTATCATGAGATGCGCATGGTGAATCATTCGGTGGCGTTGTCGGACACCCTTGTGTTTGAAAAAAGCGGTCAGGGAATCAGCATTTCCTGCAGTGATCCTAAAATCCCGACCGATGAGCGCAATCTGGTCCACCGGGTCGCAGAGAAGCTGCAGACCCGTTTCGGCATTGACCGGGGTATCCACATCGACATTAAAAAGAACATCCCGAGCGAGGCAGGACTGGCCGGCGGCAGCACCGATGCGGCGGCGGCCATTCTGGGGCTGAACCTGATCTGGGCGCTGAACATGAGTCTGGATGAGATGCTTGCCTTTGGCAGTACCATCGGCGCGGATATTCCCTATTGCTGTTATAAGGGAACGGCCCTGGTAGAGGGGATCGGCGAGCGCATCAGGCCTGTGAAGCCTCTTAGAAGACTGCCGGTGCTGGTGGTTAAGCCTGAGATCAGTATCGCTACGCCATGGGCCTTCGGCCGTCTGGACAGCGCAGAGTATGTGGCGCATCCGGACATCGACCGGGTGATCCGGCTGGTGGAAACGGAGGACTACGCAGCCCTCGGCAATGCTGTGGGCAACGCCTTCGAGCAGGTGGTTTTTCAGGATTATCCAGAGATTGGCGAGATGAAGGCAGAAATGCTGGCGTCTGGCGCTTTCGCGGCCATTATGAGCGGCAGCGGCTCGACAGTGATCGGTTATTTTTCAGACAACGCTGCGGCAGAGAGGGCCTACAGGGCCTTTAGACAGAAATATTTATTAACATTTTTAACTGAAATAGAATAG
- a CDS encoding uracil-DNA glycosylase: protein MSINFQNDWEETLQNEFQQEYYQKLRRFLLHEYKTQTIYPDMYDIFNAFHFTAYSDTKVCIIGQDPYHGRGQAHGLSFSVKPEVAVPPSLQNIYKELSDDLGCAVPNHGYLKKWTDEGVLLLNAVLTVRAGQPASHRGMGWEQFTDHVIETLNRRGDPIVFILWGAFAQSKIPMITNPAHHIIKSPHPSPFSANRGFFGSRPFSKTNAFLESIGKKPVDWQIDPL from the coding sequence ATGTCCATCAATTTTCAAAACGACTGGGAGGAAACGCTCCAAAACGAATTTCAGCAGGAATACTATCAGAAGCTGCGGCGCTTTCTGCTTCATGAATATAAAACACAGACCATTTATCCAGACATGTACGACATTTTTAATGCCTTTCACTTTACGGCTTACTCCGATACCAAGGTGTGTATCATCGGCCAGGACCCTTACCACGGCAGAGGGCAGGCTCATGGCCTTTCCTTCTCCGTAAAGCCAGAGGTCGCTGTGCCGCCATCGCTTCAGAATATCTACAAGGAGCTGTCCGACGATCTGGGCTGCGCCGTTCCAAACCACGGCTACCTGAAAAAATGGACCGATGAGGGCGTTCTGCTGCTCAACGCAGTGCTCACTGTGCGGGCAGGCCAGCCCGCCTCCCACAGAGGCATGGGCTGGGAGCAGTTCACAGACCATGTCATCGAAACCCTGAACCGGCGCGGGGATCCCATTGTCTTTATTTTGTGGGGCGCCTTTGCCCAGTCTAAAATCCCCATGATCACCAATCCGGCCCACCACATTATTAAATCACCGCACCCCAGCCCATTTTCTGCCAACCGCGGCTTCTTTGGCAGCCGTCCATTTTCAAAAACCAACGCCTTTCTCGAAAGCATTGGCAAAAAACCGGTTGACTGGCAGATTGATCCCCTTTAG
- a CDS encoding GH25 family lysozyme, with translation MPTRKKISPLLLIVLILIAGAFLLYHWGVLQFNHPDAETYPVQGIDVSTYQGTIDWPVLAGNNLTFAFIKATEGSSFQDEKFRYNWENAGKTPLKVGAYHFFSYETSGATQADNYIKTVPVRDDALPPVVDIEFYGSYTRYTAPDKETIRRELTELLNRLESHYGKRPIIYTSTKPYATYIADYYTDYPIWIRNFYACPILSDHRQWTFWQYSDKGSLSGYTGYAPNIDLNVYRGTYDEFMTQFGY, from the coding sequence ATGCCAACCCGTAAGAAAATATCCCCGCTGCTGCTCATTGTCCTCATCCTGATCGCTGGGGCCTTTCTGCTCTATCACTGGGGCGTCCTGCAGTTTAACCATCCCGACGCCGAGACCTACCCGGTTCAGGGCATTGATGTCTCCACCTACCAGGGCACCATCGACTGGCCGGTTCTGGCCGGCAACAACCTGACCTTTGCCTTTATCAAGGCCACCGAGGGCAGCAGCTTTCAGGATGAAAAATTCAGGTACAACTGGGAAAATGCCGGCAAAACGCCTTTAAAGGTTGGCGCCTATCATTTTTTCAGCTATGAGACCAGCGGCGCTACCCAGGCAGACAACTACATCAAGACGGTTCCGGTCAGGGACGACGCCCTGCCGCCAGTGGTGGACATCGAATTCTACGGCAGCTACACCCGCTATACCGCGCCGGATAAAGAAACCATCCGCAGGGAACTGACAGAGCTTTTAAACCGCCTGGAAAGCCATTATGGCAAGCGGCCCATCATCTATACCTCTACCAAGCCCTACGCCACCTACATCGCCGATTATTACACCGATTATCCCATCTGGATCCGGAATTTCTACGCCTGCCCCATCCTGTCAGACCACCGGCAATGGACCTTCTGGCAATACTCAGATAAAGGCTCTCTCTCCGGATATACGGGCTACGCACCCAACATTGATCTCAATGTTTACCGCGGAACCTACGACGAGTTCATGACCCAGTTCGGCTACTGA
- a CDS encoding VWA domain-containing protein: MAEPAKWVYDDLDFDNRVTNLMWTISGNYDENMDAGEKSFISRDVALYQGITAGGRRKYINWDAVKRFIISRVKAGLDKDILLGLIQMATDVLVEEKLMEERPGIYDIRKKAYDDILSDYFKMHTDNLLEKARHALVLEKVGKTPRLDVATNGLIRDIKALSGCGDTIEMLRGVEAVYIKYFPIYVYSEDGEIVGEERRSDVEPSDFNDFMMEEFYDDALEEEMQLDESLDEIAESLLGDSGEGSGFNGDVKSNRVLRIREEDLDKIYEKVSYHFGKTYLSTPEVRRLQNRVCRDVHENCRIHLTDGVIRSNCDNGFQKNLVGRHKVKNTLAYGVNKRIHKRNIHKLRDSIARTLVQEEFKDEIPSDQGMLVPNKLWRVGRSSNTKVFVRTLDNDKGSYVVDILIDSSGSQRRNQALVASQAYVLAQALTLNGIPNRVMGFNSFLDYTILKRYRDYESNLRANENIFEYYCTGNNRDGLAIKAVVEDLKRRPEDNKILIVLSDGRPNDIKVGKGQSQTLEEAYRGATAVRDTAIEVRRARQQGIMVLGVFTGKEKDLPAEKLIYGKDFAYIKDINRFSDLVIKYLKQVITN, from the coding sequence ATGGCAGAACCGGCGAAATGGGTCTACGACGACCTGGATTTTGACAACCGTGTGACGAATCTGATGTGGACAATTTCCGGCAATTACGATGAGAATATGGACGCTGGCGAGAAAAGCTTTATCTCCAGGGATGTGGCCCTTTACCAGGGGATCACCGCCGGGGGCCGGCGTAAATACATCAACTGGGACGCAGTGAAGCGCTTTATCATCAGCCGGGTAAAGGCTGGGCTGGATAAGGATATTCTTCTGGGACTGATCCAGATGGCCACCGATGTTCTGGTAGAGGAAAAGCTCATGGAGGAGCGGCCTGGAATCTATGATATTCGGAAAAAGGCCTATGACGACATTCTGTCGGATTATTTTAAGATGCATACCGATAATCTGCTTGAAAAAGCAAGGCACGCCCTCGTGCTGGAAAAGGTTGGAAAAACGCCTCGGCTGGATGTGGCGACAAACGGGCTGATCCGGGACATTAAGGCCCTCAGCGGCTGCGGGGATACCATCGAGATGCTGAGGGGCGTGGAGGCTGTTTACATCAAGTATTTCCCCATTTACGTTTATTCGGAGGATGGCGAGATTGTCGGCGAGGAACGCCGCAGCGATGTGGAGCCGAGTGATTTCAACGATTTTATGATGGAAGAATTCTATGACGACGCGCTGGAAGAGGAAATGCAGCTGGATGAAAGCCTGGATGAAATTGCCGAGTCCCTTCTGGGAGATAGTGGCGAGGGCAGCGGCTTTAACGGCGATGTCAAGAGTAACCGGGTGCTTCGTATCCGGGAGGAGGATCTGGATAAGATTTACGAAAAGGTCTCCTATCATTTTGGGAAGACCTATCTCTCGACACCGGAGGTCCGGAGACTGCAGAACCGGGTATGCCGTGATGTGCATGAAAACTGCCGGATTCACCTGACCGATGGGGTTATCCGGAGCAACTGCGACAATGGATTCCAGAAAAACCTGGTTGGGCGGCACAAGGTAAAGAATACGCTGGCCTACGGTGTGAACAAGCGCATCCACAAGCGCAATATCCACAAGCTGCGGGACAGCATTGCCCGAACGCTGGTGCAGGAGGAATTTAAGGATGAGATTCCGTCGGACCAGGGCATGCTTGTGCCCAACAAGCTTTGGCGGGTCGGACGCAGCAGTAATACAAAGGTGTTTGTGCGCACCCTGGACAATGACAAGGGCAGCTATGTGGTGGATATCCTCATTGATTCCAGCGGGTCACAGCGGCGGAATCAGGCACTGGTGGCCAGCCAGGCCTATGTGCTGGCCCAGGCGCTGACCCTGAATGGTATTCCCAACCGGGTCATGGGGTTTAACAGCTTTCTTGACTACACGATTCTGAAGCGCTACCGTGACTATGAATCTAACCTGAGGGCCAATGAAAATATTTTTGAGTACTACTGCACAGGCAATAACCGTGACGGTCTGGCCATAAAAGCCGTGGTAGAGGATTTGAAAAGACGGCCCGAGGATAATAAAATCCTTATTGTCTTAAGCGATGGCCGGCCCAATGACATTAAGGTGGGCAAGGGCCAGAGCCAGACGCTTGAGGAGGCCTACCGCGGCGCCACCGCCGTGCGGGACACGGCCATCGAGGTTCGCAGGGCCCGCCAGCAGGGCATTATGGTGCTTGGCGTATTTACCGGAAAGGAAAAGGACCTGCCGGCGGAAAAGCTGATTTATGGCAAGGACTTTGCCTATATCAAAGACATTAACCGGTTTTCGGATCTGGTAATCAAATACCTGAAGCAGGTTATCACCAATTAA
- a CDS encoding HAD family phosphatase, translated as MKNIEDYRAVIFDFDGTLVDSMGLWHSIDHIYLARHNKVCPETLPYEIAGKSFTETAEYFKERFGLEDSIEEIKAEWVEMSHEAYLNNVHFKPGALRLIRDLHGRRQRIAMATSNNRETTEAFLQKHKVLSYFDILCFTTEVGAGKPDPAVFIQAAQLLALPPADCLVFEDTLEGIQAAKTAGMDAIAVADLWQGDHLVKIKNLADGFIQDFTDLD; from the coding sequence ATGAAAAACATAGAGGATTACAGAGCCGTCATCTTTGATTTTGACGGTACTCTTGTAGATTCAATGGGGCTGTGGCACAGCATTGACCACATCTATCTGGCACGCCACAACAAGGTCTGTCCTGAGACCCTGCCTTATGAAATTGCCGGTAAAAGCTTTACCGAGACCGCAGAATACTTTAAAGAGCGCTTCGGGCTTGAGGACTCCATCGAGGAAATCAAGGCCGAGTGGGTGGAAATGTCCCACGAGGCGTATTTGAACAACGTCCATTTTAAACCCGGCGCCCTGCGCCTGATCCGAGATCTGCACGGGCGGCGCCAGCGCATCGCCATGGCGACCTCCAACAACCGGGAGACCACCGAAGCTTTTCTGCAAAAGCACAAGGTGCTGAGCTATTTTGATATTCTCTGCTTTACCACTGAGGTAGGCGCAGGGAAGCCAGACCCCGCGGTTTTTATCCAGGCTGCCCAGCTGCTGGCTCTGCCGCCTGCGGACTGCCTTGTCTTTGAGGATACCCTCGAGGGGATCCAGGCCGCCAAGACGGCCGGAATGGATGCGATCGCCGTGGCTGACCTGTGGCAGGGCGACCATCTGGTCAAAATTAAAAACCTGGCCGACGGCTTTATTCAGGATTTTACCGATTTAGATTAG
- a CDS encoding MoxR family ATPase has product MELYNKLLEQGISEKLIDDVKHFRAEYPVEADLADRVPQSETIFYGKDIWAMCITAILEGENILLSGPKATGKNVLADNLCELFGRPQWNTSFHVNTDSTSLIGTDTFIDNEVRLRRGSVYECAVNGGFGVFDEINMAKNDALVVLHSALDYRKVIDVPGYEKISLNPATRFIGTMNYEYAGTKELNEALVSRFMTIDIPQIDEETLMVILSDEFPDAKQDMLKQFAGIFLDLQEKAMNSEISTKSVDLRGIMGSLRTIRRGLRPMLAINMGVIGKTFDQYEKEIVYDVIRTRIREDWTAEDIF; this is encoded by the coding sequence TTGGAACTTTATAACAAACTTTTAGAACAGGGCATCAGTGAAAAACTCATTGACGATGTCAAGCACTTTAGAGCAGAATACCCGGTGGAAGCCGATCTGGCAGACCGCGTGCCCCAGTCGGAAACTATTTTTTACGGCAAGGATATCTGGGCAATGTGCATCACCGCGATTCTGGAGGGAGAAAATATTCTGCTTTCCGGTCCAAAGGCCACCGGGAAAAACGTTCTGGCCGATAACCTCTGTGAGCTTTTCGGCAGGCCTCAATGGAACACATCCTTCCATGTCAACACGGACAGCACCAGCCTGATCGGAACGGATACCTTTATTGACAATGAGGTCCGTCTGCGCCGCGGATCGGTTTATGAATGCGCGGTGAACGGCGGGTTCGGTGTGTTTGATGAAATCAATATGGCTAAAAATGACGCGCTGGTGGTTCTCCATTCCGCACTGGACTACCGCAAGGTCATTGATGTGCCAGGCTATGAAAAGATCAGCCTGAACCCTGCTACCCGCTTTATCGGGACCATGAACTATGAATACGCTGGGACCAAAGAGCTGAACGAAGCGCTGGTGTCCCGTTTTATGACCATTGATATTCCTCAGATTGATGAGGAAACGCTGATGGTTATTTTATCCGATGAGTTCCCAGACGCCAAACAGGATATGCTGAAGCAGTTTGCCGGGATCTTCCTGGATTTACAGGAAAAAGCCATGAACTCAGAAATCTCGACCAAATCCGTCGACCTCCGCGGCATCATGGGAAGCCTCCGTACCATACGCAGAGGGCTGCGGCCAATGCTCGCCATCAATATGGGGGTTATCGGGAAAACCTTTGACCAGTATGAGAAGGAAATCGTCTATGATGTTATCCGGACGCGTATCCGGGAGGACTGGACAGCGGAGGATATTTTTTAA
- a CDS encoding GntR family transcriptional regulator, protein MEAEKEKIKLTLDVSSCKPLREIVFETIRNAIINGDLKPGQRLMEVQLAEQLGVSRTPVRESIRKLELEGLVKMVPRKGAYVTPMSIDDLRDMMEIRRALEALSAELAAKNATEEDIQKLEESNRGFEESALKNDEEGIINYDIAFHEAIYRATGNERLIQMINSLREQMQRVRVEYVHHIEDKTPLIGQHQKIIDNIANHRCGEASEAAGAHIQITEKDMVAVLE, encoded by the coding sequence ATGGAAGCAGAAAAAGAAAAGATCAAATTAACCCTTGATGTGAGCTCCTGTAAGCCGCTGAGAGAAATTGTGTTTGAAACCATCAGAAACGCCATTATCAACGGTGACCTGAAGCCGGGACAGCGCCTGATGGAGGTACAGCTGGCAGAACAGCTGGGCGTCAGCCGCACCCCGGTGCGCGAGTCGATCCGTAAGCTGGAGCTGGAGGGCCTTGTGAAAATGGTTCCGAGAAAGGGCGCTTATGTTACGCCCATGTCCATCGACGATCTCAGGGATATGATGGAAATCCGCCGTGCCCTGGAGGCTTTGTCGGCTGAGCTGGCAGCCAAAAACGCAACGGAGGAGGATATCCAAAAGCTGGAGGAAAGCAACCGCGGCTTTGAGGAATCGGCCCTTAAAAATGATGAGGAGGGTATTATCAATTACGACATTGCGTTTCACGAAGCCATCTACCGGGCAACGGGAAATGAGCGCCTGATCCAGATGATCAACTCTCTGAGAGAGCAGATGCAGCGTGTCCGTGTGGAATATGTCCATCACATCGAGGATAAAACCCCGCTGATCGGCCAGCATCAGAAGATTATCGACAATATTGCCAACCACCGCTGCGGCGAAGCAAGCGAAGCGGCCGGCGCGCATATCCAGATTACTGAAAAAGATATGGTGGCGGTGCTGGAATAG
- a CDS encoding phosphatase PAP2 family protein, with translation MELNILLWIQAHMRCDVLDFIFSSITKLGNIGIFWILLTLVLLIRKDTRYVGLVMAISFVLSAAVVNLGIKPLVSRPRPFQIYPLDIAIAPPSGTSFPSGHSATSFGAAWAYFITRKDRLRWGLLALAAAIAFSRLYLFVHYPTDVLAGIVIGIILSYPAKYIADRLVKNGRWGIHANP, from the coding sequence TTGGAATTAAACATTTTACTCTGGATTCAGGCACATATGCGTTGCGATGTGCTTGATTTTATTTTCAGCTCGATCACAAAGCTCGGCAATATCGGCATCTTCTGGATACTGCTGACCCTGGTCCTGCTCATACGCAAAGACACCCGTTACGTTGGCCTTGTGATGGCCATTTCGTTTGTTTTATCGGCGGCTGTCGTTAATTTGGGGATAAAGCCGCTGGTCAGCAGACCGCGTCCCTTTCAGATCTATCCTCTTGATATTGCCATTGCGCCGCCAAGCGGAACCTCCTTCCCTTCTGGCCACAGTGCTACCTCCTTTGGGGCTGCCTGGGCCTACTTTATCACAAGGAAAGACCGGCTTCGCTGGGGGCTCCTGGCCCTGGCTGCCGCCATTGCCTTCTCGCGCCTGTACCTCTTTGTGCATTATCCGACAGACGTGCTGGCCGGTATTGTCATTGGCATTATCCTGAGCTATCCCGCGAAGTACATTGCCGACAGGCTCGTAAAAAATGGAAGGTGGGGAATCCATGCCAACCCGTAA